Genomic segment of Oscillatoria salina IIICB1:
GGTTGCAATCTTGCCTGTGGTTATCATGGCTGGGAATTTAACGGCAGTGGCGAATGTGTAAAAATTCCTTATTTGCCTGAATCACAAAAGCTGCCTCGCGCTGCGGTGCGGAGTTATCCAGTGCAAGAAAAATATAACTTGATTTGGGTATTTCCGGGCGAGATTTCCTTAGCTAGTAGCCAACAACCGCCAGAAATCAAAGAATTTGACCGACAAGACGAGTGGTTAATGGTTCCGGTTTCTGCCCATTTTCAGGCGCATTTCTCGATGTGTAACGAAAACACGATGGACGTTTTCCACGGCTACTTGCATCGAGGCTTGCAAGGATGGTTCGATCCGGTGTTAACGAGTTTAAAAGAAACCGAAAACAGTGTTTGTGCCGAATATAACGTTTCCTATCAAGGTAGGATGGCAAAATTTTTAGGATTAAGCGATCGCGCAGACGAAGTAACTACTCTACCAATCTCAATTCAATATCGCTATCCTCACTACTACACCTCTCTTCAAGGTGTTTCTACTTTATATCTGATGCGTTTGCCAATTTCCCCTACGGAAAGTCGTTCTTTTGCTTACTTTTTCTTTAAAGTTCGTCTTCCTCGGTGGTTACTTCAACCCCTCCAGCCCGCGTTACAATTCCTGCTTCCGCGCTTTCTCTTACTCAAATTTCTCGCCCAAGATATCGAAATGGTGGAAAGCGAACAACAAACCTATCTCAAAAACCCTCAACGGCGTTACGTGGAAATCAACCCAGCAATTATCGCCGTCCAACGCTTGATAATTCGTCAATACGAGCAATTTAAACAGAATTCTTTGTCAACAACCGAAAATTCAACAACGTCCCAGAATGGTATCGTTGAGGGTGTCAGCCAAAATCCCAGTTAAATCAACCAGTTTTGGCAAAATTTTCCTAGTAATAAAGAGGGAAATTTTCTCTGTGGGAAATCCAACTCATCTAACTTTTTGCCCAAAAAAACCACTAACGATGAACAATCTACCGCCAACAGAGTCTTTGAATTATAGCAGTAGACTGCTACCATACTTGGAGTTTCTCAGGAATTGAAGTGTAGACTAACTTTGCCAAATGGTATTAAACAGGTGAGAGGAGTAAATCCGTGCAAGTTGTGAAAGAGTACGTTCAGCGCTGGTACGAAAGCGGACTAGATCCAGATGAATTTATTTGTCATGCTAAACAAGGTAATCTGGTTGACATTGAAGCGCCTACTACTGGCAAACGTCAAACAGTGCTAACTTTTTGCACTAATGACGTTTTGGGTTTGACTCAATCAGATCGAGTCAAGCAAGCAGCTATTGATTCGATTCTTCAATATGGTACGTCAAATAGTTCCTGCTCGGTTTTGAGCGGTCGTATAGACTTACACCGTCAATTGGAAGAAGAAATTTCTCAGTTTAAGCATCTACCCCACACCCAACTGTTTCTTAACGCTTGGATGGCGATGCAAGCTTTGGTGGATGCTTTTTGTCATTTGGCTATTCCCGTTCCAGGATTTCAGCATACCAAAGAGACGTTAATTATGACCGATGTTCTCAACCACGGTTGTATTGTCTCGGCGGTAGTCAATGCTGGCACTCGTTCTGGTAAAGTATTCGGTCATAGTCCCCAAGTACGAGTCAAAGCTTATCGTCACTGCAACGTCGAAGATTTAGCTCGGAAATTAAAACGATATGCTCGTCCTGATGAGAGAATTATGGTAGTTTCTGATGCAGTGTTCTCGATGGACGGGGATATTGCTCCTCTCCCGGAAATGCTGGACGTACTAGAAAATTATGACGGTAGCGTGTTATTAATGGACGAAGCTCATGCTAGCGGTGCGATCGGTGCGACGGGAAGGGGAATTTACGAACATTTTGGGATTTTACCCGAACAGGCGATCGCTCGAGGTATCGTCCCTTTGATTTTAACCACTTTTTCTAAGTTTGCAGCTTCGGCTGGGGCGGCGATTAGCACTCATGTTGCCGAATTTAAACCTTTGTTGAACGTTTCTCCTACTTCTATTGGTACAATTTCTTTACCACCAGCAAGTACGGCTGCGGCTTTGGAGAGTATTCGTCAGGTGCGCCAATCTCCTGAGTTGGTGCAAAGGTTGCAAGCTAATACTCGTTACTTGCGAAGTCGTCTGGCGGAAACAGGTTTTTCCGCGATCGGTGAAACTAATGTCATCCCCGTCATTTTACCCCCAGAGATTAATCCGAAAATCTTTGCGCGGGAGATCATGTCAAACCACGGCATTTGGATTTCACCAATTTGGTTTATCGCTAAACCTCGTCTCCGCATTACGGTTAATTCTCTCCATACTCAAGAGGAAATGGATCGTTTGATTGCTGCTTTGGTAGCAACGCGAGACTTACTTTATCGACCGACAATTAGTGCATAAATCGGTGTTTAAGTCAAGAGAAAATTTAGAAATTCGGGCTGCGATCGCTCCAGAAGATTTGGCAAAGTTTCTGGATGTACCAGCCCTTGTTTACCGCGATAATC
This window contains:
- a CDS encoding aromatic ring-hydroxylating dioxygenase subunit alpha, producing MELKTALTSQIVRNQVREVGINPNYWYPVAWANQLQPGKILPVTIWQENIAVFRDESGKLHALEDVCPHRGVALHKGNVTGCNLACGYHGWEFNGSGECVKIPYLPESQKLPRAAVRSYPVQEKYNLIWVFPGEISLASSQQPPEIKEFDRQDEWLMVPVSAHFQAHFSMCNENTMDVFHGYLHRGLQGWFDPVLTSLKETENSVCAEYNVSYQGRMAKFLGLSDRADEVTTLPISIQYRYPHYYTSLQGVSTLYLMRLPISPTESRSFAYFFFKVRLPRWLLQPLQPALQFLLPRFLLLKFLAQDIEMVESEQQTYLKNPQRRYVEINPAIIAVQRLIIRQYEQFKQNSLSTTENSTTSQNGIVEGVSQNPS
- a CDS encoding aminotransferase class I/II-fold pyridoxal phosphate-dependent enzyme — its product is MQVVKEYVQRWYESGLDPDEFICHAKQGNLVDIEAPTTGKRQTVLTFCTNDVLGLTQSDRVKQAAIDSILQYGTSNSSCSVLSGRIDLHRQLEEEISQFKHLPHTQLFLNAWMAMQALVDAFCHLAIPVPGFQHTKETLIMTDVLNHGCIVSAVVNAGTRSGKVFGHSPQVRVKAYRHCNVEDLARKLKRYARPDERIMVVSDAVFSMDGDIAPLPEMLDVLENYDGSVLLMDEAHASGAIGATGRGIYEHFGILPEQAIARGIVPLILTTFSKFAASAGAAISTHVAEFKPLLNVSPTSIGTISLPPASTAAALESIRQVRQSPELVQRLQANTRYLRSRLAETGFSAIGETNVIPVILPPEINPKIFAREIMSNHGIWISPIWFIAKPRLRITVNSLHTQEEMDRLIAALVATRDLLYRPTISA